TATCCTGCTTCGCCGGATCATACCGAAAAAAGAGTTCTTTTTGATTTGCTCCAAGCGGAAAAAAATACCGGGATCACTCTTACCGAACACTTTGCGATGTGGCCTGCGAGTTCCGTAAGCGGACTTTATTTCGCACATCCTCAATCGAAGTATTTCGCGGTTGCAAAGATCAACCGGGATCAAATCGAAGAATACGCGACTCGAAAAGGAATGAGCATAGAAGCGGTGGAACGTTGGCTCGCGCCGAATCTCGCGTATGATCCTCTCGCGGTGTCCGTAGCGCGATAAAATGTTTTGAGATTCTCATGGGATTTTTCGTCTAACTAGAACACTATGAAACCGGCGGTTCCAAATCATTCTTCCGTGCACAATCACGGTCCCGTTTTTTCGGAGACCAGAAACGCTACGGAAGAATTTTCCTTTCATCCCACGCTGATTTCGTGGCTCAAAGATCCGTTGGAACTTACGGGAAAAGAAGTTTTAAAGTTAACCGAAATCGGTTGTACCGATAATTCCTGTCCGGTGATCGAAACCTGTCTGGAAGTATTCGCGTCAAAACAGGATAACGAACCGAAGAAAATGATTCGTTTCGGAAGAGCGAAACATTTAATCAGTAAAATGGATCTTGCATTCTCCCTAAAAAAACAGGGGATCATAACCTAACAGTCGTTTATCGATGGACCGCGCTTGTAACAACGCGTGAAAAGGCCAAGCGCGCATTACGATCGATTGTCGTTATTTGGAAGAAGTTTCCGAGAAGCTATACTTGATTCCGAGAATTCCCTGAACGTCCTGCATCCACTGGTGTTGTTCTCCCGCGAGTTGAGCGGCGGTCGGAACCGGAACTCTTACCATTCCTTCCAGACTCAAGTTTCTGGAAGAAAACGAAATCCCAGGGTTCAAGTAATACTCGTAGGATTTTAAACCGCGTGCGTTGTTCGCGCCGAGATCGGTCGTTCCCGAGTAGCCGAGGTTTCTATCCTGAAACCGTTTGATACTGGAGAATTGAAGAAAGAAATTCATCTTGGAACTTTCTCCGATTTCGGGAAACACGGAGTAGTTGAACGCGATCGTAGACTTTGCGGATTCGAGAACCGCAAGCCCGGCCTGATTTCCGATCATCCTCGCGTTAAAATCCATTTCCAAACCCGCATGACGTTTCATATAAAGAAACATAACCCCGGAGCTACTTCCATTTTGAAGAGGGTTCGTATTCCAACTCATCAAACCGAATCCTTGGATTTGGTTTCTGGAATCGGTGATACGATCCATGGTTCTTTTTTCGGAAAAGGCTCCCGATACGAGTTTGCTGTTTCGAGAAGGAAGCTCGTTTACAAAAACGGTTTCGGAAACGGGTAAGAATTGAACGCTTCCGTGCGGAACGACGGAAAATAAAAACGGTTGAAACATTCCCGAAAAGGAAAGTCCGGGAGTTTTGATAAACGTAGGTTCGGGAGATTTTTTTTCGGGCGCGGTATCGTATTCCGGTCCGAGTTTGAGTTCCATCGGATCCTTATAAGGGATCGCGACTACTTGTAGATATTTCTGACGATTGAGATCGAAATCCCGAGAAAGATGGTACGGTTCAAACGGACTAAAGGTCGGATCCTCGACGGAAAAAATCGAAACCCCGAACAAAAACAAACATAAAGAAAGAATGAGGGATCTCTTTTTGCTCATAAACCGTTCTGTCTGTAAGACTATATAAATAGAACAGAACTGTCAGTATAAAATTGCAAAATGAGGTGATTTTTCCCCGAATTCCTGAAATATCTCCCGCAAGAAGATGGAAACAAAAATAAAAAATTTTGGCGAATGTACAATCCCGAGTCCTGCGGATTATGAATACTATACTAGCGATTCTTCCAGGCTTTTGTTCAGAACGGTTTTTCAATCCGAGGAAGATTGGAATTCCTATATCAAAAACGGTCCCGATTTTTTCGAACAAGCCGGTCCTCGGGAAAGAATTTTCTTTCATCCGAAGGAAGTGACCGCGGGAATCGTGACCTGCGGAGGTCTTTGTCCGGGGATCAACGACGTGATCCGGGGCGTAGTGATGGAACTCTACTATCGTTACGGGGTTTCGAGAATTCTCGGGTTTCCATACGGCTATCAAGGTCTTGTCAAAAAATATTCTCATAAACCGATCGAACTCACTCCGGAGAAGGTGGCGCATATCGTGGAAGAAGGCGGTTCCATGCTCGCTTCTTCCCGAGGAAATCAATCCGCGGTCGAGATGGTGGATTATCTGAGTCTTTACGGTGTGAAGATGCTTTTTTGTATCGGAGGCGACGGCACGTTACGCGGCGCGCGTGAAATCGTGGACGAAATCGCCAAAAGGAAAGAAGAAATTTCCGTAATCGGAATTCCCAAAACCATAGACAACGATATCAACTATGTCCAAAAAACGTTCGGTTTTTCGACCGCGTTTTCCAAAGCGATGGAAGCCGTGGAATGCGCACACGTAGAAGCCAAAGGAGCGCCTAACGGAATCGGTCTCGTCAAGTTGATGGGTCGTCATTCCGGTTTTATCGCGGTCAACGCCGCGCTCGCTTCCAGAAACGTAAATTATTGTCTAATCCCGGAAGTGAACTTCGATCTAAACGGGAACGGAGCATTTTTGGACGACTTAAAAAAACGCATCGAGAAAAAGAAACACGCGGTCATCATCGTCGCGGAAGGAGCCGGTCAAAAATTTTTTGACGTGACCGAAGAACGGGATGCTTCCGGAAATCTGAAACTGGGGGACATCGGCATATTTTTAAAGAACACGATGGGAGAATTTTTTAAAAAGGAAAACATCCCCGTAAACATCAAATACATCGATCCGAGTTATACGATCAGATCGATTCCGGCTAACGCGGAAGATTCCGTGTTCTGCGGATTTTTGGCTCAGAATGCGGTCCACGCGGCAATGGCGGGTAAAACCGATATGGTCGTAGGAATGTGGAACAACGTGTTTACACATCTTCCGATTTCGGTTGCCATTCAAGAAAGAAAGGTGTTACAACCCGATCGGAGTACTTTGTGGAGATCGCTTTTGGCTTCGACGGGACAACCGGCGCATCTGGAAGCAAAATGAAAAACGGTTTGCCTCCGCATTTAACAAAGATCGATTCTATGAAATCGCTGACGGCTTTGGTGCTCGATTGGGCATTGATCGGATTTTGTTTTGCCGCTTCCGCTTATTTTGAATCGTTTTTTGTTTATGCGATTTCAGCAGTCTTAATTGCACGAACGCAACTTGCTTTAGCGGTATTGATGCATGAAAGCGCGCATGGAATTCTAATTCGAAATCGAAATTGGAACGATCGTATCGGTCAGATCTTTACGGCAGGGCCCTTGACGGTTTCCTTGTATGATTACAGAACGGGACATCTGAAACATCATCAAGCTCCGATGGTCCACGACGATCCGGTCGCTGTCATTTTTAAAATCAACGACTATCCGGTTTCCAAAAAAGAATTGGCTTGGAGATTGTTCAAAGATCTGACGAGCATTTCTTACTTTGCGAGTGTTTACGAATTTTTAAGCGGAAAACATAAGAATCTTCTCCTAAGGAAGAATCTTTCGTTGAAAACGAAACTATTCGTCGCGGTTTCAATATTCAGTTTTCATTGTGTCCTGCTCGGGGTTCTGACGTTTTACGGACATATGGGACTTTATTTCGGTCTTTGGATTCTTCCTTCTCTTACGATATTACAAGTATTTGCAAGAATCCGCGCAATTACGGAACACGCAGGTTATCCACCGAACAAGGATCAAACCCTGAACGCAAGGTCCATTGTTCGATCCAACTGGCAGACTTTCTTTTGCGGACCACATAACATTCATTATCACATAGAACATCATCAATATGCCCGCGTTCCATTCTATCGTCTAAAAGAAGCGCATGATATCTTATTTTCCCGCGGAGAATTGCCTTCGGAGAATTTGTATTCAGGATATGGCAAAGTGTTAAAAGACGTGACCGTCTAATTCTTTCCGATCGCCTTTCGATTCTCGTTTTAAAAAAATACAACGCATAAAAAAGAATTGCCTAATTCTTTTCTTTTTAGTAACCCGGATCGGACTTTGAACCCGTTGTTCGAAGGAAAGGAGATCCACATGAAAATTCTATATACTATATTCTTAATATTCTTAACGACATCGTTTTCGTTGATTGCTCAGACTTCCTTTGAGAAAAAAGGATTCTATTCTATAAAAAGTCAGTTCCCATGTGCGTTGGGTAACTATGGATTTATAGGAAAAGAAAATTCCTGTGTCCGACTCAGTTTGTTTGACGACTATACAAAAGTCGAAGTGAACGAATATTCCATCGAACTTCAAAACTCTCAGAGTTACGAAGAAGAAACTTTATTCTTCGATCTTCTTGTACCGGGAACCTGCGAAACCGATGAAGGAAAAAAAAGAATCAACATCCATTATAAAATCGAAAAGAAAGGAAAGAAGTTGAATCCTCAAATTCACGCTCACTTCACGAGCCGAAAGAAATGTAAGACCGCGGAAATGGAGAATTTCGAAATCAAATTACGCGAAGGAGAAAAAAGTTCGATTTTAATTTCCAAAGAGGATTCGAGCAACTCCGTATTGTCACCGACTTTAACAAGCAAGTTTCTAAAAGAATTGGTTCAAGTCGTCGACAATCTGGAAAACACAAGCGCTTCCAAAACTTCGGAAACCGATCGAAAGGTAATATCCGATATTACGATTCAAGTCGGGAAGGGGAAGTTATCCAAGAATATTACGAATTGTAAATTTACGATCACAGGCGGCGACACCGCGCCTAAAAAAGACGTAATATCCACGTTAAACGAAACCGATTGGGAAATTCAACTGCAATCGCTTACATCATTCTTCCCAAAAACCGTATTGATCACGGAACTTTCACTGATTGGAATCGACGATCCGAGTTTGGTTCAGTATATCCGGACAAACGGTCTTCCGAAACGGGAAAGTTTGGTCTTTAAAAAATCGGGATCAAACGGAGTTTTGATCTGGCCGCAAGGTCGGATCGAACTCAAAAACTATCAGAACGTGGTGAAATCGTTTTTCACCGGCACGTTTACTGGATCGATTTTCTTAGAAAAATTGGAATCTTCCTTACGTCCATGAACGAGTCAATTTCCATTCTTCTTCCCGAATCGCATCCTCCGGTTCAGAAACGAATCGGAAGTTCCAGAATCTGGTTCGAGTTCAAATGTTTTTTGGTCGATCGAATCAAAAGTGCGGCGCTTGCAAATTTACAGAAAAGCAAATGGGGAGAAATTCTCATCTTAAAACATTATTTGCGAGCGGAGGAATTGGCGGCATCCAACGGATCTTTTTCTTTGGACGAAATTCTGAAAAACGCTCCCGAATGGCTTTGTAAGGAACTGAGAATTCATGAAAAAGAAGAAGCGGGTCACGTAAGAATTTTCGAAACGAGGATTCAACATATCTCTCCGTCGAACCTTGAAATTCCGTTGTATTTATTTTCGAATCGAAAGATTGAAACGTTTCATTCTCTCATTTTGAAATTCGAAAACCGATTTACATCTGGCGCGGTCGTGCCCGCGTTAGTCGTCGCTTTGACCTTGGAAAACATGGGCGTTCGAATTTTCAAAAGACATCTAAAAGTTTTAAAACGAATCGACGGTGAATCGCCAACCGGTTCTTTGTTAAGGACGATCATCCGCGACGAGAAAAGACATGTTCGCGGATTTCTAAAATTCTTACGCAGACTTGTCAAACCTTCAGAGTTCCGCGACTACGTAAAACTCAGAAAAGAAGCTCTGGCTCTGGATCACAAAGGAGGATTGATTTCCGCAATCGCAATGTTTGTGTTATCTATTTTGCCGATTCGTTTTTTGTTTGTGAGAAAACATTAGTAGCGATGAAAAAAGTTCTTTGGATCGCAAACGCAGACGCAAGAGGGCATCTATTTCGTGCTCACTTGGCGTGGACGGTTTTGAGAACTTCCGAAATTCACGTTTCCATCGTAACTACCAACGCGGACGGAAAAAAATTTCTGGAGGCTTTGGGAACTACATCTGCTGTTCTTCCGGGCAACTATCGATTGTATTATGATTCCAGACAAAACCTAATTCGAATTCTCACCGTTTTTAAAATGGCATTCTACTTATTATTCGGAAATGCAGTGAGAGATCTTTTATTTCTGAAGAAAATTTCCAAAGAGTTCGATTTGATTTTGAACGATCTACATCCGGTTCCGATCTTTGCGTCTAAGTTTTTTACCGTCGATATCATACATGTATACGGGGAAAATCTTTGGCTTACGATCGAGAATTATTTTTTCGGAATCGCTCCGAGGTTCTTTGCAATTTTTTTCAGAGATACGGTTCGAAAGTTAAAAAATCAATCCAAAGGAAATATCGTCCATTCTCTGATCCAACAAGAACGTAAAGCCGATGAAATTTATTTACCGCCGCTCGTTCATTTTACTCCTCGAAAAAAAAGTAAAAACACGGCTCTCGTTTATTTGAATCCTTATTTTTCGGATTCGTATTTGGCCGAGTCGCTCGAAGAGGCCTTGGACGATTTGAAAATTCCGTATGTCGCAATCGGAGAACAATACGCACATAGAAAAAATTGGAGAAGTTACGATACGAATTTTTCAAAGATTCTCTCAGAATCAAAACTCGTAATCTCCGCTCCCGGAATGAATCTTCTGGCGCAGGTTCTCTATCACAGGGTTCCTTATCTTGCTTTATCGACGGATCAGCCGGAGCAGGAGAAAAATCTGGAAGTTTTAAAAAAGATAGATTCTAAACTGTTTACTTCCATCGACGTTTCCAACCAAACCGATCTGTATCCTTTGCTGATTCAGAATATTAGAATTCTTTTAACTCAAAAAAGAAATCAGAACTCGAACACTTTTCCGAATTTGAAAAACTCAAGTGACTTGTGGACATCCACAATTCGTTATTTTTTAGAACACGAGGTAAAACGATGAAAGACGTTGCATTGATATTAGAAACGAATAATTTACGAGGTGGCTCGGAAGACCGAGAGAAAATTTTGCACGGTTTAACGCGTTTATTCCTTCATTACAAAAATCAAACCCTGGATATAAAAACTTTAAAGGAAATCATCGTAACCCACGATGGAATTTCCGAAACGGAAAAAGCGAAGGTGATTCGCACA
The Leptospira barantonii genome window above contains:
- a CDS encoding LIC_20087 family outer membrane protein, translating into MSKKRSLILSLCLFLFGVSIFSVEDPTFSPFEPYHLSRDFDLNRQKYLQVVAIPYKDPMELKLGPEYDTAPEKKSPEPTFIKTPGLSFSGMFQPFLFSVVPHGSVQFLPVSETVFVNELPSRNSKLVSGAFSEKRTMDRITDSRNQIQGFGLMSWNTNPLQNGSSSGVMFLYMKRHAGLEMDFNARMIGNQAGLAVLESAKSTIAFNYSVFPEIGESSKMNFFLQFSSIKRFQDRNLGYSGTTDLGANNARGLKSYEYYLNPGISFSSRNLSLEGMVRVPVPTAAQLAGEQHQWMQDVQGILGIKYSFSETSSK
- a CDS encoding ATP-dependent 6-phosphofructokinase → METKIKNFGECTIPSPADYEYYTSDSSRLLFRTVFQSEEDWNSYIKNGPDFFEQAGPRERIFFHPKEVTAGIVTCGGLCPGINDVIRGVVMELYYRYGVSRILGFPYGYQGLVKKYSHKPIELTPEKVAHIVEEGGSMLASSRGNQSAVEMVDYLSLYGVKMLFCIGGDGTLRGAREIVDEIAKRKEEISVIGIPKTIDNDINYVQKTFGFSTAFSKAMEAVECAHVEAKGAPNGIGLVKLMGRHSGFIAVNAALASRNVNYCLIPEVNFDLNGNGAFLDDLKKRIEKKKHAVIIVAEGAGQKFFDVTEERDASGNLKLGDIGIFLKNTMGEFFKKENIPVNIKYIDPSYTIRSIPANAEDSVFCGFLAQNAVHAAMAGKTDMVVGMWNNVFTHLPISVAIQERKVLQPDRSTLWRSLLASTGQPAHLEAK
- a CDS encoding fatty acid desaturase family protein — translated: MKNGLPPHLTKIDSMKSLTALVLDWALIGFCFAASAYFESFFVYAISAVLIARTQLALAVLMHESAHGILIRNRNWNDRIGQIFTAGPLTVSLYDYRTGHLKHHQAPMVHDDPVAVIFKINDYPVSKKELAWRLFKDLTSISYFASVYEFLSGKHKNLLLRKNLSLKTKLFVAVSIFSFHCVLLGVLTFYGHMGLYFGLWILPSLTILQVFARIRAITEHAGYPPNKDQTLNARSIVRSNWQTFFCGPHNIHYHIEHHQYARVPFYRLKEAHDILFSRGELPSENLYSGYGKVLKDVTV
- a CDS encoding ferritin-like domain-containing protein, coding for MNESISILLPESHPPVQKRIGSSRIWFEFKCFLVDRIKSAALANLQKSKWGEILILKHYLRAEELAASNGSFSLDEILKNAPEWLCKELRIHEKEEAGHVRIFETRIQHISPSNLEIPLYLFSNRKIETFHSLILKFENRFTSGAVVPALVVALTLENMGVRIFKRHLKVLKRIDGESPTGSLLRTIIRDEKRHVRGFLKFLRRLVKPSEFRDYVKLRKEALALDHKGGLISAIAMFVLSILPIRFLFVRKH